In Chiroxiphia lanceolata isolate bChiLan1 unplaced genomic scaffold, bChiLan1.pri scaffold_61_arrow_ctg1, whole genome shotgun sequence, the genomic window TGGTGACTTCCTAAATTCCCCCTGAGACCCCAAATTCCTGGTGAGATCCCAAATTCCTGGTGGTTTCCCAAATTCCTGGTGAGACCCCAAATTCCTGGTGAGATCCCAAATTCCTGATGAGACCCCAAATTCCTGGGGAGATCCCAAATTCCTGGTGATTTCCTGAATTCCTGGTGAGACCCCAAATTCCTGGAGATACCCAAAATTCCTGGTGACTTCCTAAATTCCCTCTGAGATCCCAAATTTCTTGTGAGATCCCAAATTCCTGATGAGATCCCAAATTCCTGAGGATACCCCAAATTCCTGGAGATACCCTAAATTCCTGCTGACTTCCCAAATTCCCGGTGACTTCCCAAATTCCTGGTGAGACCCCAAATTCCTGGAGACACCCTAAATTCCCGGGGACTTCCTGAATTCCCTCTGAGACCCCAAATTCCTGGTGGCTTCCCCAACTCCTGCGGAGCCCCCAAATTCCTGGGGAGGAAAACCCCCCAAGTTTGGGAATTGTGGGGTGagaacaggagggaaaaacccGCAGGGCAAAGGGCTCCCAGGGGCTCCCGGGGCTCCATTGGTGGGAAAATCCCAGTGGGAATaaccaactcccaaaattgGCCTCTCCAATCAATGCTTCCCACACCCAGGCTCGgcttttccaggtttttttttcgGGAATAAAAGGGACAAACCCCGGATTTGTGCTTAAACGGGGGGggacaaaacaaaggaaaacgtgggggggggggaggccaaaacccccccaaaattccAAGAATTCCgccagggaagggggaaaaggccGGAATTGTGTCGTTATTCCCACCGGGATCGTGTGCAGGGGGCGGGAAATCCTTGGGAATCCTCGGGAACGGCCGGGAAAGGGCGGGAGAAGGGACGTGTGGGGGGCACTGAGGTGCTTTTCACCACCGGGgctttgggggggttttttttgtggttttcacaCTTTTTCCAGTGATTTCCACCaacttttccactttttttttcgTCGTTCCGCTTTCCAAGAAAAACCTGGGATGGAATTCCAGGGAAATGttacttttttgggggggaaagggatGAAAATTGTGTgcttttgtgactttttttgggttttttggggtttttttttgggggggaattCTGCTTGGTTTGGACACACGGGGATCAACTCACTGGTTACACGGAGTTTACACGGAATTCACGTGGGATTTACGTGGGATTTACACGGAGAACACCTCGGGAATTAGGGGCAGGGGAcgggagaggggggaaaaggtggaaaaaaatgacatttaacGACCCCAAATTCCTTCAGTTCCCACCCGTTTCCCACCACACACCTGCCCAGGGGGCCCCAAAATTCCCGGGATTCGCCTCAGTTTTCCAGGGATAAACCCCAAGAACTTCCCCGGATTGAcctgtttttaaggaaaacccccaaaaaccttCCTGGATTGACcttttttatcaaaaatatcccccaaaacctccctgaatttcccttttttttatcagaaataTCCCCAAAAACCTCcctggatttttcctttttttttttttttaatggaaaacccccaaaaaccttTCTggatttaccttttttttaaggaataacCCTCAAAACCTCCCTGAATATCAAAAATAtcccccaaacctccctggattgacctttttttgtttaaggaaaaccccccaaaaacctcccTGGATTGACCTTTTTTATCAAAAATACCCCCAAATatctccctgaattttcttttttttatcaggAATAACCCCAAAACCTTCCTGGATTTCCCCTTTTTTAtcaaaaataaccccaaaaccCTCCCTGGATTTACCTTTCTTTaaggaaaacccccaaaaaccttCCTGGATTGACcttttttatcaaaaatatcccccaaccccccctgaattttcttttttttatcaaaaatatccccaaaacctccctggattttcctcttttttatcaaaaatatccccaaaacctccctggattgacttttttcctcaggaatagccccaaaacctccctggatttcccttttcctcctgcctttttcCCACTATTTGGTTTCaactacagggaaaaaaatgggaatatgGGAAAGGGTTCCAAGTTCTGGGGGGGAAGGGtcagaaaaacagggaaaaggggatGTTTTTGGGCAGATATTGGTGGTTTTGAGCATTTTGAGCACTGGGGGGGAACCTGtgacaccccaaaacccccccccagggacccccaaacttCCTGATCCCACTTTGGGGGGGATTTAAGGAGAGAAATGGGATTTTACTGAGGGAATAATGGCATTTAAGGGATTATTAAGGACACAAATACCCAAAAAGAGGAGctaaacccccccaaaaagaAGCTAAACCCCCCAAAAAGCAGCTAAATTGCCCCAAAAGAGGGTCTAAAGCCCCCCAAAAGCAGCTGAACCCCCCCAAAAAGGAGCTAAACCCTCCAAAAAGAGGAGctaaacccccccaaaaagggGAACTAAACCCCCCCCTCAGCTAAAGgtccccccaaaaaagagcTAAATTCTCCCAAAAAGCAGCTAAATTGCCCCAAAAGAGGGTCTAAAGCCCCCCCAGCAGCTAAACCCCCCCAGAAAAGGAGTTCCCCCCCCCAAAGAGGGGCTAAACCCTCCAAAAAGGAGCTAAACCCCCCCAAAGAGGAGCTAAACCCCCCAAAAAGGAGCTAAACCCCCCCAAAGAGGAGCTAAACCCCCCAAAAAGGAGCTAAACACTCCAAAAAGGAGctaaccccccaaaaaaggagCTAAACACTCCAAAAAGGGGCTaaactcccccaaaaaaggaGCTAAACACTCCCAAAAAGGAGCTAAATCCCCCAAAAAAGAGCTAATCCCCCAAAAAAGGAGctaaacccccccaaaaaaggatctaaacccccccaaaaaaggatcTAAACCCCCCAAAAAGGAGCTAAACCTCCCAAAAGGAGCTAAACACTCCAAAAAGGAGCtaaatccccccaaaaaggagctaaaccccccaaaaaagagcTAAATGCCCCCAAAAAGGAGCTAACCCCCCCCAAAGCAGGGTCTAAACCCCCCCaaaagcccccagaccccccctcagctcctccagcccctcagtcctgaccccccctccccaaaatcccccaaatcccctcccagGGCCTGCACAACCCGacccacccccccaaaatgggtccccccttcctcctcctcctcctcctcctcagggcCCCCCCGGCCCTCCCCCCACAACGGGCCCCCCCTCGAGCCCCTgaaccccctccccaaatccccctcgggcccttcctcaccttcctcctcctcctcagaccccccccaaatccccctcgggcccttcctcaccttcctcctcctcctcaggacTCCTGAGCCCCCTCCTCACACTGGgtcccccctccttcctcatcctcttcctcctcaggacccctccccaaatcccctttGGAaccttcctcaccttcctcctcctcctcttcaggaCCTCTGAGCCCCCTCCTCACAGTGGGtcactcctccttcctcctcctcctcctcctcctcaggatTCCCCCTCCAAATCTGCCTCAAGtccttcctcatcttcttcctcctcctcagaggCCCCTCAAGTCCTTCCTCatattccttctcctcctcaggatccccccaaatccccctcgggcccttcctcaccttcctcctcctcagggcccctgagccccctcctcaccctgggttacccctccttcctcctcctcctcaagatccccctcaaatccccctCAGgcccttcctcaccttcctcttcctcctcaaacTCCTCTCAAgtccttcctcaccttcctcctcctcagagccTTCCCCACGCCAAATCCTCCTCTGacccttcctcaccttcctcctcctcctcacccctcccaaaatccccctctgacccttcctcaccttcctcctcctcctcaggccCCCCCCTCCGACTGCTCCtcaccttcttcctcttcctcctccccagagcccccccaaatccccctcaaccccttcctcaccttcctcctcctcagagccGCCCCCCCCaagcccttcctcctcctcttcctcgtcCTCacatccccccaccccaaatccctctcaggcccttcctcctccttctcagaCCCCCCTTCTGacccttcctccccttcctcctcctcagaccCCCCTCAGgcccttcctcaccttcctcctcctccaatcCTCCCTCCCCAATCCCTCTCAGGCCTTTCCTCCTCAGACCCCCCCCTATTCCCTCTCAGGCCTTTCCTCCTCAGACTCCCCCCATTCCCCGTCAAggcccttcctcctcctcctcctcagaccCCCCTCAGgcccttcctcaccttcctcccccTCAGACTCCCCTCAggtccttcctcctcctcctcctccgacCCCCCTCAGActcttcctcaccttcctcctcctccaatcccccctccccaatcCCCCTCAGGCCCTTCCTCCTCAGaccccccccattccctgtcaaggcccttcctcctcctcctcctcagaccCCCCTCAGgcccttcctcaccttcctcctcctcagaccCCTCTCAGgcccttcctcaccttcctcctcctccaatcTCCCCTCCCCAATCCCCCTCAGGCCCTTCCTCCTCAGACCCCCCCCACATTCCCTCTCaggcctttcctcctcctcctcctcctccgacCCCCCTCAGGCCtttcctcaccttcctcctcctcaccccccGCGCCCcattcccccctttccccccccacctccccctttttccccttccccaaccccccccccccgccgccccctccccaaacctgGTCCGGCGCGCCGGACCGACCCCCAGGCACACAGAGAGCGGCCGCTCGGGAGAGGCGGTTACTGGACCTTTCGTCCGGGCCGTGctggagcggcggcggcggccgggggaGGCTGCAGCTGCCGTGGCAGGACGGAGAAGGGGGGGTGCAGTgcgggctggggggggaggcggcggcggcgggggggacACTCGGGCTCTCCACGGCCATGGGCAACGGGCGGGGGGGTGGAGAACGGGGGGCACAGTCACTGAACGGCGCGGGGGGCTCGGCCCGGCGGCTCCtccgcccgcgccccgcgctCCGCGGGCGGACACACAAAATGGCGCCCGCCCTGAGGCAGCGCCCCGGCGCCCGCCGGAAACACCCGAGCGCCGCCGGAAACACCCGAACTCTGCCGGAAACACCCGAACGGCGAGGCGGAAATCGCCGAACGCTTGCGAACGTTTCCGAAGGGCCCCGAGCGGTCCCGAAGCGCTCCCAGAGCCCTGCGAGCGTTTCCGAAGCGCTCCCAAATCTCTCCGAACGTTTCCCGAGTTCCCCAAAGCTCAGACAACGTTTCCCAACGTTTCCCAATGTTTCCGAAGGCCTCCGGCTGTTTACGGAGGCCTCCGACTGTTTATGGAGGCCTCCGAATGTTTACGAAGGCGCTCCCCGAATGTTTCCGAAAGTTGCCGGAGATTGACGAAGTTCCCCGAAGGTGACGGCGGTGGCGGGAACGCCCACAGAGCCCTGATGGACGAGTCCATCTGAGcgcgcggggagggggggataCCGACGCGGGCTGTGCCACCCCGCGCACGGGGGAGGCGCCCAAAGCCCCTCGCCGCGGCCTCGTGTGCTCTCACCGGGGCGAAACGGcgggaaaaggaaaagatgggGGTCGTTTTCTCGTGAGGGGTCGCGGGGGCCCGGGCTGGGTTCGGGgccttccccccccttcccccgccGGCCGTGGGgaggcggagcggcggcgggagccgcgCGGCGGTTTGCGCgggccgccagggggcgccaCGGGGCGGCTGAGGGGTCGTGAGGGGCTTcggggggtcctgaggggtcTGAGGGGCCTTAACGGGGCctgaggggctttggggggtcgtgaggggctttgggggggtGTCTGAGGGACCTTAACGGGTCCTGAGGGGCTTTGAGGGGGGTCTGAGGGACCTTAACGGGGCCTGAGGGGCTTCggggggtcctgaggggctTTGAGGGGTCTGAGGGACCTTAACGGGTCCTGAGGGGTTTCGGGGGGTCGTGAGGGGTCTGAGGGGCCTTAACGGGGCCTGAGGGGCTTCGGGGGGTCGTGAGGGGTCTGAGGGACCTTAACGGGTCCTGAGGGGCTTTGTGGGGGATCTGAGGGGCTTTGAGGGGTCTGAGAGACCTTAAGGGGCTGTGAGGAGATTTGAGGGGCCGCTTCGAAGGGTTCGAGGGATCGTGAGGGGCTCTCGGGGGTCTGAGCGACCTCGAGGAGGGTTCGCGAGGGCCTTTGAGGGAGCGCGAAGGCTCTGAGGGACTTCAAGGGGTCCGAGGGGCCGCGGCGATGGTGGAGAAGGACGAGTCCGGCCCCGGCGGCATCAGCGAGGAGGAGGCGGCTCAGTACGACCGGCAGATCCGCCTCTGGGGGCTCGAGGCCCAGAAAAGGTCCGTGGGCATGGGGGGGGCTCTGtagggggctggggggggctctgTAGGGGTCGTGGGAGGAGGGTTCTATGGGGGTCTGGGAGGGGCCCTGTGGGGTCCTAGAGGGGCTGTGTAGTAGCTGGGAGGGGGCTCTAtgggggcctgggggggccTTATAGGAGCTGGGGGGACCCTGTAGGGATTTTGGGGAGGATCTATAGGAGCTTGAGGGAGTCCCTATAGGGGTCTGGAGGGTTCCTATGGGGTCCTGGGGCATCCTATAGGAGGTGGGGGGACCCTATAGGGGTCTGGAGGGTTCCTGTGGGGTTCTGGGGTATTCTATAGGAGCTGGAGGGATCCTATAGGGGTCTGGAGGGTTCCTGTAGGGGACCCTATAGGGGTTTGGGGAGGATCTATAGGAGCTTGAGGGAGTCCCTATAGGGGTCTGGAGGGTCTTTATAGGAGCTGGTGGACTCCTTTAGGGATTTGGGGAGGATCTATAGGAGTTTGGGAGGACCCTTTAGGAGTCTGGAGGGTTCCTGTAGGGTCCTGGGGTATCCTATAGGAGCTGAGGGGACCCTATAGGGGTCTGGAGGATTCCTGTAGGGTCCTGAGGCATCCTATAGGAGCTGGGGGGACCCTGTAGGGGTTTGGGGTGTGCCcacaggagggaggggagcccTGTAGGGATTGGGGGAGGATCTATAGGAGCTTGAGGGGGACCCTATAGGGGTCTGGAGGGTTCCTATAGGAGCTTGGGGGGGACCCTATAGGAGTCTGGAGGGTTCCTGTAGAGTTTTGGGACATCCTGTAGGAATTGGGGGGACCCTATAGGGGTTTGGGGAGGATCTATAGGAGCTTGAGGGAGTCCCTATAGGGATCTGGAGAGTCCTTATAGCAGCTGGTGGAGCCCttcagggatttgggaaggaTCTTTAGGAGTCTGGGGGGGATTCTCTAGGGGTCTGGAGGGTTCCTATAGGGTCCTGGGGCATCCTATAGGAGCTGGGGGGATCCTATAGGGCTTTGGGGTGTGCCTATAGGAGGGAGGGGAGCCCTATAGGGATTTGGGGAGGATCTAtaggagctgggggggggcatATAGGGGTCTGGAGGGTTCCTATAGAGTCTTGGGACATCCTATAGGAGCTGGGGGGATCCTCTAGAGATCTGGAGAGTTCCTGTAGGGTTCTGGGGTATTTTATAGGAGCTGGGGGAACCCTATAGGGGTTTGGGGTGTGCCCATAGGAGGGGGGGAGCCCTAtaggggtttgggggggggctGTACAGGAGCTCAGGGGGGGCCTATAGGGGTCTGTGGGTCCCTGTAGGGTCCTGGGACAACCTGTAGGAGCTGGGGGGACCCTATAGGGGTTTGGGGTGTGCCCATGGGGGGAGGGCCCTAtagggatttgggggggctgTACAGGAGCTCGGGGGGGGGCTCTAGGGGTCTGGAGGGTCCCTGTAGGGTCCTGGGGCATCCTATAGGAGCTGGGGGGATCCTCTGTGGGTCTGGAGGGTTCCTGTGGGGTCCTGGGGTATTCTGTAGGGGTGGGGGGACCCTATAGGGGTTTGGGGTgtgcccatggtgggggggCCCTATAGGGATTGGGGGGGCTGTACAGGAGCTCGGGGGTCCCTATAGGGGTCTGGAGGGTCTCTATAGGAGCCGGGGGAGCTcctctggggggggggggtgtcgtTCCCGAGGTGTTTTCCCGCCTTTCCCACCTTTTCCCGGGATTCCCGCAGGTTACGGGCGTCGcgggtgctgctggtggggctgcgggggctgggggctgaggTGGCCAAAAACCTCATCCTGGCCGGGGTCAGGGGGCTCACCCTGCTCGACCATCGCCAGGTGAGCGGGGGGCATCTGGGGGGGCACAGACACACCTGGGGGAGCAcagacacacctgggggggtacagacacacctgggggggcacagacaCACCGGGGGGGGGCACAGACACACCTGGGTACACCTGGGCACACCCTCATCCTGGCCGGGGTCAGGGGGCTCACCCTGCTCGACCATCGCCAGGTGAGCGGggggcacacctgggggggcacctggggggcacagacacacctgggggggcacagacacacctgggggggcacagacacacctgggggggtacagacacacctgggcacacctgggcacaccctCATCCTGGCCGGGGTCAGGGGGCTCACCCTGCTCGACCATCGCCAGGTGAGCGGggggcacacctgggggggcacctgggggggcacagacaCACCTGGGGGAGCACagacacacctgggcacacctggggggggggcacagacacacctgggcacaccctCATCCTGACCGGGGTCAGGGGGCTCACCCTGCTCGACCATCGCCAGGTGAGCGGGGGGCATCtgggggggcacctgggggggcacagacacacctgggggggcacagacaCACCTGGGGGAGCAcagacacacctgggggggcacagacacacctgggggggcacagacacacctgggcacacctgggcacaccctCATCCTGGCCGGGGTCAGGGGGCTCACCCTGCTCGACCATCGCCAGGTGAGCGGGGGGCATCTGGGGGGGCgcctgggggggcacagacacacctgggggggcacagacacacctggggggcacagacacacctgggcacacctggggggggggcacagacacacctgggcacacctggggggcATCTGGGCACCCCTGGAGCACACATGTGTgaggggacacacctgggcacaAGCTCGTCCCTGGGTCCCATCCCGGGTGTCCCAGGAGGACACTGGTGCCCAGTTCCTGATCCCATTGTGGAattcccatccctgtgtcccattCCAGGTGTCCCCTGAGGACAGTGGTTCCCAGTTCCTGATCCCATTGTGGAATTCCAGGTGTCCCCCGAGGACAGTGGTTCCCAGTTCCTGATCCCATTGTGGAATTCCAGGTTTCCCCTGAGGACAGTGGTTCCCAGTTCTGATCCCATTGTGGAattcccatccctgtgtcccattCCAGGTTTCCCCTGAGGACAGTTGTTCCCAGTTCCTGATCCCAGTTCCTGATCCCATTCTGGAATTCCAGGTTTCCCAGGATGACAGTGGTTCCCAGTTCCTGATCCCAGTTCCTGATCCCATTGTGGAattcccatccctgtgtcccatcccaggTTTCCCCCGAGGACAGTGGTTCCCAGTTCCTGATCCCATTGTGGAATTCCAGGTTTCCCAGGATGACTGTGGTTCCCAGTTCCTGATCCCGGCGGGCTCTCAGGGTCGGAATCGTGCCGAGGCATCCCTGGAACGGGCCCAGAGCCTCAACCCCATGGTGGAGGTCAGGGCTGATCCCGAGAGCGTGGATTCCAAACCCCAGGAATTCTTCACCCAGTTCGACGCGGTACGGaccctgctgggggggggacCAGTTTGGGGGGGACTGGAccagtttggggggggggctggaCCAGTTTGGGGGGGGCTGGACCAGTTTGGGGGGGACTGGAccagtttggggggggggctggaCCAGTTTGGGGGGGGATTGGACCAGTTTGGGGCGGGATTGGACCAGTTTGGGGCGGGATTGGACCAGTTTGGGGGGGGATTGGACCAGTTTGGGGGGGGGCTGGACCAGTTTGGGGCGGGATTGTCCCAGTTTGGGGTGAGACTGTCCCAGTTTGGGGTGAGACTGTCCCAGTTTGGGGTGAGACTGTCCCAGTTTGGGAGGGGGCTGGACCAGTTTGGGGGGGGGCTGGCCCGGTTTGGGGAGGGGTTGAACCAGTTTGGGGTGAGATTGGACCAGTTTGGGGGGGGATTGGACCAGTTAGGGGTGGGATTGACCCAGTTTGGGGGGGACTGGAccagtttgggggggggattgAACCAGTTTGGGGTGAGATTGTCCCAGTTTGGGGTGAGATTGTCCCAGTTTGGGGTGGGACTGGCCCAGTTTGGGGTGGGACTGGCCCAGTTTGGGGGGGGACTGGACCAGTTTGGGGCGGGATTGTCCCAGTTTGGGGCAGGATTGTCCCAGTTTGGGGCCAGGATTGTCCCATTTTGGGGCAGGATTGTCCCAGTTCGGTGCAGGATGGGTGGATCCCAgcgggatttgggggggttctGAGGGGATAACCCGCGGAATTCCCGTTTTCCAGGTGTGCCTGACGTGCTGCTCCCGGGAATCCATGGTGAGGATCAACCAGATCTGCCACAAGAACGGGGTCAAGTTCTTCACCGGGGACGTTTTCGGCTACCACGGCTTCATGTTCGCCGACCTGGGCCACCACGAGTTCGTGGAGTGAGTCTGGGGGGGAATCCCAGCCCGGAATCCCGGGATTTGGGGCCacattcccagagctgggcCCTGTTTTGCCCAGGGAGAAGCCCAAGGTGGCCAAAGGCAGCTCGGGGCTGGAGGATGGACCCGAGGCCAAACGGGCCCGGCTGGAGCCCCCCGAGACCACCATGGTCAAAAAGGTGAGGGGGGGGGAGATTCCCATGGGattgggggggaaaaatgggataTGGGCACCTGGAAATGGGGGGGTGGGCACGGAAAATGGGGGGGTGGGCTCTGAAAACAGGGATAGAGCTTTAAAAACTGGGATCGAATCGTTAAAAAACAGGATAGGCCCTTAAAAACTGGGATAGGGCTTTAAAAATTGGGATGGATCCTTGGAAATTGGGATAGACCCCTAAAAACTGGGATAGGTCTCTAAAAACTGGGATAGAGCCTTTAAAATTGGGAGAAACCCTTTAAAAATTGGGAGAGACCCCTAAAAATGGGAATACACCCCTAAAACTGAGGATAGGACCTGAAAACTGGGATAGACCtttaaaaactgggatagacccctaaaaactgggatagacCCTTGAAAATTGGGATAGATCTctaaaaactgggatagacccctaaaaactgggatagacccctaaaaactgggatagacccctaaaaactgggatagacccctaaaaactgggatagacctttaaaaactgggatagacctttaaaaactgggatagactcctaaaaactgggatagacccctaaaaactgggatagacccctaaaaactgggatagacccctaaaaactgggatagacccttgaaaactgggatagacccttgaaaactgggatagacccctaaaaactgggatagacccctaaaaactgggatagacccttgaaaactgggatagacccttgaaaactgggatagagccctaaaaactgggatagacccctaaaaactgggatagacccctaaaaactgggatagacCCCTGAAAATGGGGATACAGCCCTAAAAATAAGGATAGAGCCTGAAAACTGAGATAGACCCCTAAAAATTGGGATAGGCCcctaaaaactgggatagacCCCTAAAAATGGGGATAGATCCCTAAAATCTGGGATAGACCCCTAAAAACCGGGATAGACCcctaaaaactgggatagacCCCTGAAAACTGGGATAGACCCCTGAAAACTGGGATAGACCCTTAAAAATTGAGATAGATCtttaaaaactgggatagacccttaaaaactgggatagatccc contains:
- the SAE1 gene encoding SUMO-activating enzyme subunit 1: MVEKDESGPGGISEEEAAQYDRQIRLWGLEAQKRLRASRVLLVGLRGLGAEVAKNLILAGVRGLTLLDHRQVSQDDCGSQFLIPAGSQGRNRAEASLERAQSLNPMVEVRADPESVDSKPQEFFTQFDAVCLTCCSRESMVRINQICHKNGVKFFTGDVFGYHGFMFADLGHHEFVEEKPKVAKGSSGLEDGPEAKRARLEPPETTMVKKRLEFCSLREAL